AGGCCTGGATCCTCCTCAGCAGAGCGCCGCCGCCAAAGACGCGGTCCCGGCGGTCGAGACCAAGGCGGCACCCGTTTGTCGGACATACCTGGAAGCCCCTCGCGGAGCCCTGCGGGCAGCGACAGTGCACCCAGgcgcatacaaccagcattccatCAAAGACGTATGCACGGTAGGCCGTTCCAGCTGTCAGATGACTCCATTCGGTGCCATTTTCGTTCTGCTTCAGATTGAGATTCAGAATAAATTTTAATGTTTGAACCGGACCCCTACCTACCCTCTCCGGCACGGCACGCAGGCCTCTGGGAGAGGAGTAGGGAGTTTAGTCACTACAAGACTAGCACTTAAGTTTATgtgatgctgcagctgccagttgggtTCCTTTTGCTCCCTAGAGTCTGGTTTTCTACATCTTTTATTCTCGCTGTGAATCGCGTCCTGAATTTCTCAAAGTACCTACTTTACTGAGCTTTTAGCCACATGTGGATGTGGTTGTGCCTTTTTTAAAGGACATACCTTAGAGATGTTGATGTGTCATGGCCAAGCATGCAGTAGACCTTTTGGGATTGACAACCCCCGCCGCCTCACCCCTTATAACCAGACCTCCACAACCGCCGTGTCGTGCTCTCATCGGCAGGTGCCAAAGGCCACCGCCTCCGACCATCTGGCAAGGCGGACCCTGCTGGAGGTACCTGTCAAGAGAGTGTCGGTCCAGCCAGTCCCTCAGCTGCGGCGTTGCCGGTGGGACGTGTCCATGGTGTGAACGGAATGACCTCCGCTGACACTGCTGCCGTCGGCTCCTGCCTCTCATCGCCAGCATCGTCCGTGTCCGACGGTGTTTACTCGGGAGCGCTCAGCATTGATTCGCCGCTGTCCAGCAGCCCGGGGAATGTCGAACAGCCGCCCCTCGTGCAGCCGCCCGGCTTCCGCGGCAATCCGCCCCCTGGCGAAGATAGGACGAAATCGCCTCCGGTACGCACCATTGGAACCTGGCACACGCGCCTAGCGTAACAGAAAAGTTGCAGTTTTTGACTGCATGCTCAGAAGAAAGCTTACGCGTATAGGTCGATGACGTTGAAGGAACGAAGTCACGCATCCTGAGAGGGGGAACTAGCACTGTAGAGTGTTCTTAAGGCCGCATGTATTGGCTCTTGAGCAAGTAGTTGACTCATTATTTGCAGATCAGAACAGCATGGGCTAAAAGAAATCAACGAGTAATATAGGTAGGCTTACAAAATGGTAAAAAGAGTGCGGTTCAGTACTGCTTTCAGCGCATGTCTGTGTCATGACTTATGGACTTATGATGTTCCTTTCGAGTGGCTTTGTCTCATTTAGCTCTGCTGCTTTTGTGAGCTCGGAATTAGTCAATGTATAGTAACACCAAAAAGTAACTGCCATCAGCCGAAAGGACAGGATGCTGCTGTATCAGCAAAGAGTGTTTTTATTTAGAAAATACTTTGCGAGCAGTGATCAGGCCCTGATGGTGACACAGTGCTGTGGCAAATAGAAACACAACATCGGTTTAATGAGCTTTTTTAGGCATGGGCCGTCCTTTTTGATATCCTAGCACACGCTACAAGATTATGATTGGTTTAGACCCAGCTTGGCACTGGGCGAGAAAAAAGCACATGCTCTATTGATGAGGCCAACATGAGGAAGAAAGTAACGCATCCAGGATTTCTTCACAATCAACAAGAATGCGAAGGTAAAAGTCGTCGTAGCCAAGCTCACGAAAAGCCTCAAACTGCAGGCAACATAGAAGGCTTATGTATCATCATCCAGTCATGATAACGAGGTTCCCGGCTAACTGTCAAAATTTAATCCTGATTATAAAATAAGTGCCTTTGTTGTTTCTTTCGCGTGGTTTCCTTGGTGCTTGCAAATCCGCCGTGGCACGCAATTCACATGTTACCTGAAATCTGTGCGGCGAAAAAGCAATTCGCTTTTGTTCCGACTGGATTTTCCGTCTAGTGATTAGACAGTTATTATAATTTTGATTCGTCAGTGGTTCGATTCGTGTCGTGCGAAGAAAGAAACTCTAAATAACGTCACTCATTTTGGTCCTATGACGTATTCTAAAAAGCAGCGTGTACGAACACTGCAAGAGGTGAAGTAATGTCCTAGTCTCGATATCTCTAGTATGCGCATAGAAAACGATTCATTCGGCACACAGTTAATACAGTTTGTAGGTCTGTTCATCTCGGAGTGTTAGGCTACAGCGGATTTGTGAAGGACCAATTACAGTCGTCAAATGTTTCGCTTTCAAATCCCTAACCTTCTCAATTCCTACAGCGAATCCTCTCCATTTTCTTGATAAAGGTTTGCTGTCTATTTTAAAACCTGGCATCGGACTTGATTTGCTGAGTACCTCCTTAGATCTGTTGTATGTTTCTGCTATGAAAAGGTATGTTTATGTAGTGTTGTATTGTGTATCATTCTTGTCATTTCAATGCTCCTGATTTTGTTCTTCAAAGCAAATTCTTGGCTCAGATTTGTATAAGTATGCTTGATCACTTTTTTTGTGGTCATATGTACTCTGTTGTTGCCGCTGTTTCCTGTAGGAAGAAGGTGCGCTGCTTTGTCAAGCCAATCTAAGGATTTTTGGGCGCACCTCCTAACATTACGTAATGTTGAAATAAaagtattttgtatttttgtcgtTTGTGGCGTTtagcttcccaaagcgactcaggcttgaaGGACGTCGTAGGggcaggctccggaaatttctaccacctggggttctttaacgcgcactgaaatcgcacagtacacgggcctccagaatgtcgccatcgaaattcgcctccattgaagttcatccgccgcggccgagatcgaacacgcgtctttcgggacagcagccgagattttgtatttttgtactcGTACAGCAGCGGCTATGATAGGAGCTGTGGGAAAGAAGGCGCCTGGCCTTGCGCACAAAGACACCCCAAAAGTGCACACTTTGTCAGTATCGATGATTCATCACTAGAAAAGCGGTTATTTTGGGGGTTTATA
This portion of the Amblyomma americanum isolate KBUSLIRL-KWMA chromosome 10, ASM5285725v1, whole genome shotgun sequence genome encodes:
- the LOC144108189 gene encoding uncharacterized protein LOC144108189; the protein is MKLGGLDPPQQSAAAKDAVPAVETKAAPVCRTYLEAPRGALRAATVHPGAYNQHSIKDVCTVPKATASDHLARRTLLEVPVKRVSVQPVPQLRRCRWDVSMV